The Rhodococcus sp. X156 genome window below encodes:
- a CDS encoding ATP-binding cassette domain-containing protein: MQKNSTVAAEPDTGSVSGVEIVLEDVVKQYPGSPQPAVDHFSLTIPAGEIVVFVGPSGCGKTTTMRMINRLIEPTSGRITIGGRNALELNADELRRGIGYSIQAAGLFPHMTIAQNVGMVPSLLGWDKKRIRDRTNEMLELVGLDPAQYLTRYPRQLSGGQQQRVGVARALAADPPVLLMDEPFGAVDPITRGLLQDELMRLQAELRKTIVFVTHDFGEAVKLGDKIAVLGDRSTVLQYDTPEAILANPANDTVAKFVGAGASLKQLTLLRVRDVELEQRPTARIDGSVDELRLAVGDRRGSWGIVLDSRDRPYRWVGPHHLANATSLQDVGIPIGETVSTQSTLQDALEALLAESNASTAVTGKRGEYVGMITIETLVGTIRTLREQHEHDHDNDEPGPGAGQQPAAVRAEA; the protein is encoded by the coding sequence ATGCAGAAGAACAGCACCGTCGCCGCCGAGCCTGACACCGGTTCCGTCTCCGGCGTCGAGATCGTGCTCGAGGACGTGGTCAAGCAGTACCCGGGCAGCCCGCAGCCTGCGGTCGACCACTTCTCGCTGACCATCCCCGCCGGGGAGATCGTGGTCTTCGTCGGGCCCTCCGGCTGTGGCAAGACCACCACCATGCGCATGATCAACCGGCTGATCGAGCCCACCTCGGGGCGGATCACCATCGGCGGCCGCAACGCCCTGGAGCTCAACGCCGACGAGCTGCGCCGCGGCATCGGCTACTCCATCCAGGCGGCCGGGCTGTTCCCGCACATGACCATCGCCCAGAACGTCGGCATGGTGCCCAGCCTGCTGGGCTGGGACAAGAAGCGGATCCGCGACCGCACCAACGAGATGCTGGAGCTGGTCGGGCTGGACCCGGCGCAGTACCTCACCCGCTACCCGCGCCAGCTCTCCGGCGGGCAGCAGCAGCGAGTGGGGGTGGCCCGCGCGCTGGCGGCCGACCCGCCGGTGCTGCTGATGGACGAGCCCTTCGGTGCCGTCGACCCCATCACCCGCGGCCTGCTGCAGGACGAGCTGATGCGACTGCAGGCGGAGCTGCGCAAGACCATCGTCTTCGTCACCCACGACTTCGGCGAGGCGGTGAAGCTCGGCGACAAGATCGCCGTGCTGGGTGATCGCTCCACCGTCCTGCAGTACGACACCCCGGAGGCCATCCTGGCCAACCCGGCCAACGACACCGTGGCCAAGTTCGTCGGTGCCGGTGCCTCGCTCAAGCAGCTCACCCTGCTGCGGGTGCGCGACGTGGAGCTCGAGCAGCGCCCCACCGCGCGGATCGACGGATCGGTGGACGAGCTGCGGCTGGCGGTGGGAGACCGACGTGGCTCGTGGGGCATCGTGCTCGACTCGCGCGACCGGCCCTACCGGTGGGTCGGCCCGCACCACCTGGCCAACGCCACCAGCCTGCAGGACGTGGGCATCCCCATCGGGGAGACGGTGTCCACGCAGTCGACGCTGCAGGACGCCCTGGAGGCCCTGCTGGCGGAGAGCAACGCCTCCACCGCCGTCACCGGCAAGCGGGGCGAGTACGTCGGCATGATCACCATCGAGACCCTGGTGGGCACCATCCGCACGCTGCGCGAGCAGCACGAGCACGACCACGACAACGACGAGCCCGGACCCGGTGCGGGGCAGCAGCCCGCGGCCGTGAGGGCCGAGGCATGA
- a CDS encoding TerD family protein yields MSVVLSKGGNVSLTKEAGAAGLKAVVVGLGWDVRTTTGVDYDLDASALLCGANGKVVSDEHFVFYNNLASPDGAVEHTGDNRTGEGEGDDEQINVNLATLGAEVQKIVIVVSIDDADARGQNFGQVSNAFIRVVNQANDVELARFDLTEDASTETAMIYGELYRHNGEWKFRAVGQGYASGLRGIVVDYGVNV; encoded by the coding sequence GTGAGCGTAGTGCTGAGCAAGGGCGGAAACGTCTCGTTGACCAAGGAGGCCGGGGCAGCCGGTCTGAAGGCGGTGGTCGTCGGACTCGGTTGGGACGTCCGCACCACCACCGGGGTCGACTACGACCTGGACGCGTCCGCGCTGTTGTGCGGCGCCAACGGCAAGGTGGTCTCCGACGAGCACTTCGTCTTCTACAACAACCTCGCCTCCCCGGACGGGGCGGTCGAGCACACCGGTGACAACCGCACCGGTGAGGGCGAGGGCGACGACGAGCAGATCAACGTCAACCTGGCCACCCTCGGGGCAGAGGTCCAGAAGATCGTCATCGTGGTCTCCATCGACGACGCCGACGCCCGCGGGCAGAACTTCGGCCAGGTGAGCAACGCCTTCATCCGGGTGGTCAACCAGGCCAACGACGTGGAGCTGGCCCGCTTCGACCTCACCGAGGACGCCTCCACCGAGACCGCGATGATCTATGGCGAGCTGTACCGGCACAACGGTGAGTGGAAGTTCCGCGCCGTGGGCCAGGGGTACGCGAGCGGTCTTCGCGGAATTGTCGTGGACTACGGCGTCAACGTCTGA
- a CDS encoding heavy metal-associated domain-containing protein, whose protein sequence is MTTRSYTVTGMTCEHCERAVATEVGELPGVTAVNVDLPTGKLTVTSEAPLEDTMVAAAVDEAGYELVSDDGGRDQQ, encoded by the coding sequence ATGACCACCCGCTCCTACACCGTCACCGGCATGACCTGCGAGCACTGCGAGCGGGCGGTGGCCACCGAGGTCGGCGAGCTGCCCGGCGTCACGGCCGTCAACGTCGACCTGCCCACCGGCAAGCTCACCGTCACCAGCGAGGCCCCGCTGGAGGACACCATGGTCGCCGCAGCCGTGGACGAGGCCGGCTACGAGCTGGTCAGCGACGACGGAGGGAGGGACCAGCAATGA
- a CDS encoding glycine betaine ABC transporter substrate-binding protein, whose amino-acid sequence MRLARRAVTATVAVVCTTLVASCGLQSGSAVPLAVEPGSIQPVPALEGVSLTVGSKDFTEQLILGYMIEYALSAAGADVRDLTNIQGSNSTHQAMLNGQVDITFEYTGTGWINYLKNEKPIPDATKQFEAVRDADAKNGLVWVNPAPMDNTYALAMSRKVAEETGVKTLSDYAELVKKDPALAQTCLETEFVSRQDGFPGMAATYGFDPAVVPVKTLQTGLIYASTATGGCRFGEVFTTDGRILGLDLQLVEDDKQFFPRYNATVVIRQEVAEKYPEIATVLEPISKILTNEEITKLNAKVDVDGEDPAEVARQWMVDKGFVTL is encoded by the coding sequence CTGAGACTGGCCCGACGTGCGGTCACCGCCACAGTGGCGGTGGTCTGCACGACGCTGGTCGCCTCCTGCGGGCTGCAGTCCGGCAGTGCCGTGCCGCTGGCGGTCGAGCCTGGCAGCATCCAGCCGGTGCCCGCCCTGGAGGGCGTGAGCCTGACGGTGGGTTCCAAGGACTTCACCGAGCAGCTCATCCTGGGCTACATGATCGAGTACGCGCTCAGCGCCGCCGGCGCCGACGTCCGCGACCTCACCAACATCCAGGGCTCCAACAGCACCCACCAGGCCATGCTCAACGGCCAGGTGGACATCACCTTCGAGTACACCGGCACCGGCTGGATCAACTACCTCAAGAACGAGAAGCCGATCCCCGACGCCACCAAGCAGTTCGAGGCAGTGCGCGACGCGGACGCCAAGAACGGCCTGGTGTGGGTCAACCCGGCGCCGATGGACAACACCTACGCCTTGGCCATGAGCCGCAAGGTGGCCGAGGAGACCGGCGTCAAGACGCTGTCGGACTACGCCGAGCTGGTGAAGAAGGACCCTGCCCTGGCGCAGACCTGCCTGGAGACAGAGTTCGTCAGCCGCCAGGACGGCTTCCCGGGCATGGCGGCCACCTACGGCTTCGACCCCGCGGTGGTGCCGGTGAAGACGCTGCAGACCGGCCTGATCTACGCGTCCACCGCGACCGGCGGGTGCCGGTTCGGCGAGGTCTTCACCACCGACGGCCGCATCCTCGGCCTGGACCTGCAGCTGGTGGAGGACGACAAGCAGTTCTTCCCCCGCTACAACGCCACGGTGGTCATCCGCCAGGAGGTGGCGGAGAAGTACCCGGAGATCGCCACGGTGCTCGAGCCCATCTCCAAGATCCTCACCAACGAGGAGATCACCAAGCTCAACGCCAAGGTGGACGTGGACGGCGAGGACCCCGCCGAGGTCGCCCGCCAGTGGATGGTGGACAAGGGCTTCGTCACGCTGTAG
- a CDS encoding heavy metal translocating P-type ATPase, whose product MTATTGTTGTDRTTVDLQIGGMTCASCAARVEKRLNKLDGVQATVNYSTEQAHVSYPPAMDPADLVAQVEATGYTAALPTPPEADAEPDDRPSADDAATESLRQRLLISALLTLPVLVLAMVPPLQFDSWQWLSLTLAAPVVVWGAWPFHRATWLNLRHRAVTMDTLISVGTLSAFGWSLYALFLGGAGDPMMRMPFSFTVARGHGSSEIYLEVASAVTVFLLAGRYFEARSKRNAGAALRALMTMGAKDVAVLRNGVEQRISVSALVVGDQFVVRPGEKIATDGVVVDGSSAVDASMLTGESVPVEVGPGDTVVGATTNAGGRLVVRATRVGADTQLAQMAQMVNDAQSGKAPVQRLADRVSSVFVPAVIVLALGTLATWLLLGEPVDAAFTAAVAVLIIACPCALGLATPTALLVGTGRGAQLGILIKGPEVLESTRRVDTVVLDKTGTVTTGQMSLQQVIPAPGVDADELLRLAAAVEHASEHPIARAIAAGAAQPLPAVQDFTSTGGLGVHGTVDGHRVVVGRASLLEQPLPAELQQAKDAAEEQGSTAVVVGWDGAVTGVLTVSDTVKASSAEAVAGLRRLGLTPVLLTGDSSAAAHAVARQVGIEQVHAEVLPAEKVDVVRRLQDEGKVVAMIGDGVNDAAALAQADLGLAMGTGTDVAIEASDLTLVRGDLRAAVDAIRLARRTLSTIKGNLFWAFAYNVAALPLAALGLLNPLIAGLAMALSSVFVVSNSLRLRRFRPVATG is encoded by the coding sequence ATGACCGCCACGACCGGCACGACCGGCACCGACCGCACCACCGTCGACCTGCAGATCGGCGGCATGACCTGCGCCTCCTGCGCCGCCCGGGTGGAGAAGCGGCTGAACAAGCTGGACGGCGTGCAGGCCACGGTGAACTACTCCACCGAGCAGGCCCACGTCAGCTACCCGCCGGCGATGGACCCCGCCGACCTCGTGGCGCAGGTGGAGGCCACCGGCTACACCGCCGCCCTGCCCACCCCGCCCGAGGCCGACGCCGAACCCGACGACCGGCCGAGCGCGGACGACGCCGCCACCGAGTCGCTGCGCCAGCGGCTGCTCATCAGCGCGCTGCTCACTCTGCCGGTGCTGGTGCTGGCGATGGTGCCGCCGCTGCAGTTCGACAGCTGGCAGTGGCTCTCCCTCACCCTCGCCGCCCCGGTGGTGGTGTGGGGCGCCTGGCCGTTCCACCGCGCCACCTGGCTGAACCTGCGCCACCGCGCGGTCACCATGGACACCCTCATCAGCGTCGGCACCCTGTCGGCGTTCGGCTGGTCGCTGTACGCGCTGTTCCTCGGCGGCGCGGGCGACCCGATGATGCGCATGCCGTTCAGCTTCACCGTCGCCCGCGGGCACGGCAGCAGCGAGATCTACCTGGAGGTGGCGTCGGCGGTCACCGTGTTCCTGCTGGCCGGGCGCTACTTCGAGGCCCGCTCCAAGCGCAACGCCGGCGCCGCGCTGCGGGCGCTGATGACCATGGGCGCCAAGGACGTGGCGGTGCTGCGCAACGGCGTTGAGCAGCGCATCAGCGTCAGCGCGCTGGTGGTCGGCGACCAGTTCGTGGTGCGGCCGGGCGAGAAGATCGCCACCGACGGCGTGGTGGTCGACGGCTCCTCGGCCGTGGACGCCAGCATGCTCACCGGCGAGTCGGTGCCGGTGGAGGTCGGCCCGGGCGACACCGTGGTGGGCGCCACCACCAACGCCGGCGGACGCCTGGTGGTCCGTGCCACCCGGGTGGGCGCCGACACCCAGCTGGCGCAGATGGCGCAGATGGTCAACGACGCCCAGAGCGGCAAGGCACCGGTGCAGCGGCTGGCCGACCGCGTCTCCAGCGTCTTCGTGCCCGCGGTGATCGTGCTGGCGCTGGGCACCCTGGCCACCTGGCTGCTGCTGGGCGAGCCCGTGGACGCCGCCTTCACCGCCGCGGTTGCCGTGCTGATCATCGCCTGCCCCTGCGCGCTGGGTCTGGCCACACCGACCGCCCTGCTGGTGGGCACCGGCCGCGGCGCGCAGCTGGGCATCCTCATCAAGGGCCCCGAGGTGCTGGAGTCGACCCGCCGGGTGGACACGGTGGTGCTGGACAAGACCGGCACCGTCACCACCGGGCAGATGAGCCTGCAGCAGGTGATCCCCGCTCCCGGCGTGGACGCCGACGAGCTGCTGCGGCTGGCCGCGGCCGTGGAGCACGCCTCCGAGCACCCCATCGCCCGTGCCATCGCCGCCGGCGCCGCCCAGCCGCTGCCCGCGGTGCAGGACTTCACCAGCACCGGCGGCCTGGGCGTGCACGGCACCGTGGACGGCCACCGCGTGGTGGTGGGCCGCGCCTCCCTGCTGGAGCAGCCGCTGCCCGCCGAGCTGCAGCAGGCCAAGGACGCCGCCGAGGAGCAGGGGAGCACCGCGGTGGTGGTGGGCTGGGACGGTGCGGTCACCGGCGTGCTCACGGTGTCCGACACGGTCAAGGCCAGCAGCGCGGAGGCCGTGGCCGGGCTGCGCCGCCTGGGGCTCACCCCGGTGCTGCTCACCGGCGACAGCTCCGCCGCCGCGCACGCCGTGGCCCGCCAGGTGGGCATCGAGCAGGTGCACGCCGAGGTGCTGCCCGCGGAGAAGGTGGACGTGGTCCGCCGCCTGCAGGACGAGGGCAAGGTGGTGGCCATGATCGGCGACGGGGTGAACGACGCCGCCGCGCTCGCCCAGGCTGACCTGGGCCTGGCCATGGGCACCGGCACCGACGTGGCCATCGAGGCCAGCGACCTGACCCTGGTGCGCGGTGACCTGCGGGCCGCGGTGGACGCGATCCGGCTGGCCCGGCGCACGCTGAGCACCATCAAGGGCAACCTGTTCTGGGCCTTCGCCTACAACGTGGCGGCGCTGCCGCTGGCCGCGCTGGGACTGCTCAACCCGCTGATCGCGGGCCTGGCCATGGCCCTGTCCAGCGTGTTCGTGGTGTCCAACAGCCTGCGGCTGCGCCGGTTCCGCCCGGTGGCCACCGGCTAG
- a CDS encoding DUF6474 family protein encodes MGLLSKRTRTKRTSKRALRKAHTKTLKAQAQAERKFREKAEKKAAKDLRKRKNKAKATGKATVAASVARTQLPAETTSGKGKKADTKADKKAQKKNAEKAAAQEKGLNPKKVRNALGIMRVLAPVLAPLAYKAATATRGQLDQARARKMGVSVHELGDFSGHGAALNARIAGLEPTLDQLASANGTGAHSDAVAFREATRARLGELSTAVHAAERMPAARRKAAHRAVATELDAIEADLLARLGVR; translated from the coding sequence ATGGGCCTGTTGAGCAAGCGCACGAGGACCAAGCGCACGAGCAAGCGTGCCCTGCGCAAGGCGCACACCAAGACCCTCAAGGCGCAGGCCCAGGCAGAGCGCAAGTTCCGGGAGAAGGCCGAGAAGAAGGCCGCCAAGGACCTCCGCAAGCGCAAGAACAAGGCGAAGGCCACCGGCAAGGCCACGGTCGCCGCCTCGGTGGCGCGCACGCAGCTACCGGCCGAGACCACCTCCGGCAAGGGCAAGAAGGCCGACACGAAGGCTGACAAGAAGGCGCAGAAGAAGAACGCCGAGAAGGCTGCGGCGCAGGAGAAGGGCCTCAACCCCAAGAAGGTGCGCAACGCCCTCGGCATCATGCGCGTGCTGGCTCCGGTGCTCGCCCCGCTGGCCTACAAGGCGGCCACCGCCACCCGTGGCCAGCTGGACCAGGCCCGGGCCCGCAAGATGGGCGTGAGCGTGCACGAGCTGGGCGACTTCAGCGGTCATGGCGCGGCGCTCAACGCCCGCATCGCTGGCCTGGAGCCCACTCTCGACCAGCTGGCGAGCGCCAACGGCACCGGTGCGCACAGCGACGCCGTGGCCTTCCGCGAGGCCACCCGGGCGCGGCTGGGCGAGCTGTCCACCGCCGTGCACGCGGCCGAGCGGATGCCGGCGGCCCGCCGCAAGGCTGCCCACCGTGCCGTGGCCACCGAGCTCGACGCCATCGAGGCCGACCTGCTGGCCCGCCTGGGCGTGCGCTGA
- a CDS encoding ANTAR domain-containing protein, which yields MQDKSMLSAGRVLEVEAEVLRHSLQERPNVDVAKGMLMAMFRYSEAEAFAELCRVAGQEGISLYSLAAALVELVSGADSVAGSTEPATVAAHRHWGTTATA from the coding sequence GTGCAGGACAAGTCAATGCTCAGCGCAGGCCGAGTGCTCGAGGTCGAGGCTGAGGTGCTGCGCCACAGCTTGCAGGAGCGCCCCAACGTCGACGTGGCGAAGGGCATGCTGATGGCGATGTTCCGCTACAGCGAGGCCGAGGCGTTCGCCGAGCTCTGCCGTGTTGCCGGCCAGGAGGGGATCAGCCTCTACTCGCTCGCTGCGGCGCTGGTGGAGCTGGTGTCCGGGGCCGACTCGGTGGCGGGCTCCACCGAGCCCGCCACCGTCGCCGCCCACCGTCACTGGGGCACGACCGCTACAGCGTGA
- a CDS encoding metal-sensitive transcriptional regulator, with amino-acid sequence MPGYTANKQDHLKRLRRIEGQTRGLQKMIEEDKYCIDVLTQISAATKALESVALSLLEEHMAGCMVEAARAGGAEADEKVREAADAIARLVRS; translated from the coding sequence GTGCCCGGATACACGGCCAACAAGCAGGACCACCTCAAGCGGCTGCGCCGCATCGAGGGGCAGACCCGTGGCCTCCAGAAGATGATCGAGGAGGACAAGTACTGCATCGACGTCCTCACCCAGATCAGCGCGGCCACCAAGGCCCTGGAGTCGGTGGCCCTGTCGCTGCTGGAGGAGCACATGGCCGGCTGCATGGTGGAGGCGGCGCGCGCCGGCGGCGCCGAGGCCGACGAGAAGGTCCGGGAAGCCGCCGACGCCATCGCCCGCCTGGTGCGGTCCTGA
- a CDS encoding TerD family protein → MTVNLGKGQQVSLTKEGGGSLTKVRMGLGWDAMKKKGLLGRLKEQSIDLDASCLMFDAQGKLLDQVWFNQLHSKDGAVQHTGDNLTGAGEGDDESIAVDLSALSPTVTTLVFVVNSFTGQNFSQIENAFCRLVDATTDTELARYELTGSGTHNAQVMAKLTRNPQGWTMTAIGAVANGRTFADLLPVVSTTL, encoded by the coding sequence ATGACAGTCAACCTAGGCAAGGGTCAGCAGGTCTCCCTCACCAAGGAGGGCGGTGGATCGCTCACCAAGGTCCGGATGGGCCTGGGGTGGGACGCGATGAAGAAGAAGGGGCTGCTGGGTCGGCTCAAGGAGCAGTCCATCGACCTCGACGCGTCGTGCCTGATGTTCGACGCCCAGGGCAAGCTGCTCGACCAGGTCTGGTTCAACCAGCTGCACAGCAAGGACGGCGCCGTGCAGCACACTGGCGACAACCTGACCGGCGCCGGCGAGGGTGACGACGAGTCCATCGCGGTGGACCTGAGCGCGCTGTCGCCCACGGTCACCACGCTGGTCTTCGTGGTCAACTCCTTCACCGGGCAGAACTTCAGCCAGATCGAGAACGCCTTTTGCCGGCTGGTGGACGCCACCACCGACACCGAGCTGGCGCGCTACGAGCTGACCGGATCGGGGACGCACAACGCGCAGGTGATGGCCAAGCTGACCCGCAACCCGCAGGGCTGGACGATGACGGCCATCGGTGCGGTGGCCAACGGACGCACCTTCGCCGACCTGCTGCCGGTCGTGAGCACGACCCTGTAG
- a CDS encoding ABC transporter permease, producing MPDFWIDVWDYVVKFRRQLAIDSYLHVSAAVQCVLIATIIAVLVGIAVYRSPAASAVSTALASTILTIPSFALLGLLIPVMGLGVPPTITALVLYALLPIIRNTILGLASVDPAVTDAARGVGMSRMAVLSRVELPLAWPSILTGMRVSTQMVMGILAIAAYAKGPGLGNLIFSGLSRVGSPTAVPQALSATVLIIILALILDGIYVLIGRLTTSRGIRA from the coding sequence ATGCCTGATTTTTGGATCGACGTCTGGGACTACGTGGTCAAGTTCCGCAGACAGCTAGCCATCGACTCGTACCTGCACGTCAGCGCCGCGGTGCAGTGCGTCCTCATCGCCACGATCATCGCCGTGCTGGTGGGAATCGCGGTCTACCGCAGCCCTGCTGCCTCGGCTGTGTCCACCGCGCTGGCCAGCACCATTCTCACCATTCCCTCCTTTGCGCTGCTCGGCCTGCTGATCCCGGTGATGGGCCTGGGCGTGCCGCCCACCATCACCGCGCTGGTGCTCTACGCGCTCCTGCCGATCATCCGGAACACCATTCTCGGCCTGGCCTCGGTGGACCCTGCGGTCACCGACGCCGCCCGTGGGGTGGGGATGAGCCGCATGGCGGTGCTCAGCCGCGTCGAGCTTCCGCTGGCGTGGCCGTCGATCCTCACCGGGATGCGGGTGAGCACCCAGATGGTGATGGGCATCCTCGCCATCGCCGCGTACGCCAAGGGGCCGGGCCTGGGCAACCTGATCTTCTCCGGCCTCTCCCGGGTGGGCAGCCCCACCGCCGTCCCGCAGGCGCTCAGCGCCACGGTCCTCATCATCATCCTCGCGCTCATCCTGGACGGCATCTACGTGCTCATCGGCCGCCTGACAACTTCAAGGGGTATCCGTGCCTGA
- a CDS encoding ABC transporter permease subunit has protein sequence MTAPTQTAEVDESLSFVEVGQAGDTGLQAVERDARRADRVRLVVQPVAALLLAAGVLIWALVLTDLNDTQKATVNWTNIRDLTLEHLKITFAVALIVVVVAIVVGTLVTRPGLTWLSPLFIGIANIGASAPAIGLLVLFYLWVQEGGVWSFLEGDTFWVGVLPLALYALLPVLRNTILGYQEVDPILVDAGRGQGMSAWTVLRRVEFPLAVPYILAGLRTSLVLAVGTATLVFLVGAGGLGQLIDTGYKLNDMVALLVGALLAVALALLVDWVGALAEQVLGPKGLR, from the coding sequence ATGACCGCACCCACGCAGACTGCGGAGGTCGACGAGTCGCTGTCCTTCGTCGAGGTGGGCCAGGCGGGCGACACCGGGCTGCAGGCGGTCGAGCGCGACGCCCGCCGGGCGGACCGGGTGCGCCTGGTGGTCCAGCCGGTGGCCGCGCTGCTGCTGGCTGCCGGTGTGCTCATCTGGGCGCTGGTGCTCACCGACCTCAACGACACCCAGAAGGCCACCGTCAACTGGACCAACATCCGCGACCTCACGCTCGAGCACCTCAAGATCACCTTCGCGGTGGCGCTGATCGTGGTGGTGGTGGCGATCGTGGTGGGCACCCTGGTCACCCGGCCGGGCCTGACCTGGCTGTCGCCGCTCTTCATCGGGATCGCCAACATCGGTGCCTCCGCGCCGGCCATCGGCCTGCTGGTGCTGTTCTACCTGTGGGTGCAGGAGGGCGGTGTCTGGAGCTTCCTGGAGGGCGACACCTTCTGGGTGGGGGTGCTGCCCCTCGCGCTGTACGCGTTGCTGCCGGTGCTGCGCAACACCATCCTGGGCTACCAAGAGGTCGATCCCATCCTGGTGGATGCCGGCCGCGGCCAGGGCATGTCCGCCTGGACGGTGCTGCGCCGGGTGGAGTTCCCCCTGGCGGTGCCCTACATCCTCGCCGGGCTGCGCACCTCGCTGGTGCTGGCGGTGGGCACCGCCACCCTGGTGTTCCTGGTGGGCGCCGGCGGGCTGGGTCAGCTGATCGACACCGGCTACAAGCTCAACGACATGGTGGCGCTGCTGGTGGGCGCGCTGCTCGCCGTCGCACTGGCACTGCTGGTCGACTGGGTCGGCGCGCTCGCCGAACAGGTTCTCGGCCCGAAGGGACTGCGCTGA
- a CDS encoding TM0106 family RecB-like putative nuclease — protein sequence MDQPQHPSPPVLLDSAELTRCRHRVSLEHIGIDPPGTVDPAVRQRQDEAAAHRRRVAELLAAGSPSWVEVPAELPPAERRERTRQAVASGAERIWGATLGPDRAAHRRGRADLLVRHAGGYVPVIVVNHRTTDPGRGARTSELLQWAPRLDETRNLRSFPRDQLRLAHLTRMLQTLGAASAEQVGGVIGLDADCVVVHDLAAATWPGGRSTLQEYDTRFADRLAVATGQVPTSASRIGECRTCPWWPRCSADLRESRDVSLVVAGPQVSVLRALGVRTVDELATWAGPGPAAWPGGAFADAVVLARAWLRGVPLVRRTEHVQVHRADVEVDVDMESYLEHGAYLWGALLSEPGQQSVYHPFVTWEPVPTEDEARSFGEFWTWLMQVRADAAAQGRTFAAYCYSEAAENRWLLASARRFAGHPGVPTEAQVREFIGSEQWVDVYAAVGTAFLCPLGKGLKKVAPVAGFTWRDAEASGAASMGWYRKAVGLDGDAPDLAQRRRLLDYNADDVWATRVLREWMSGPAEREVPLASEL from the coding sequence GTGGACCAGCCCCAGCACCCTTCTCCGCCGGTGCTGCTGGACTCGGCGGAGCTCACCCGGTGCCGTCACCGGGTATCGCTGGAGCACATCGGCATCGACCCGCCCGGCACTGTCGACCCCGCCGTGCGCCAGCGCCAGGACGAGGCCGCCGCGCACCGGCGGCGGGTGGCCGAGCTGCTGGCCGCGGGCTCGCCGAGCTGGGTGGAGGTGCCTGCCGAGCTGCCACCGGCCGAGCGGCGCGAGCGCACTCGCCAGGCCGTGGCCAGCGGCGCCGAGCGCATCTGGGGGGCGACGCTGGGCCCAGACCGCGCCGCCCACCGACGGGGCCGCGCCGACCTGCTGGTCCGCCACGCCGGGGGCTACGTGCCGGTGATCGTGGTCAACCACCGCACCACCGACCCTGGCCGCGGGGCCCGCACCTCCGAGCTGCTGCAGTGGGCGCCGCGGCTGGACGAGACGCGCAACCTGCGCTCCTTCCCGCGCGACCAGCTGCGCCTGGCCCACCTCACCCGGATGCTGCAGACCCTGGGTGCCGCCTCCGCCGAGCAGGTCGGCGGCGTCATCGGCCTGGACGCCGACTGCGTGGTGGTGCACGACCTCGCCGCCGCGACCTGGCCGGGCGGGCGCAGCACCCTGCAGGAGTACGACACCCGCTTCGCCGACCGGCTGGCCGTGGCCACCGGCCAGGTGCCCACCAGCGCCTCGCGCATCGGGGAGTGCCGCACCTGCCCGTGGTGGCCGCGGTGCTCGGCCGACCTGCGGGAGAGTCGCGACGTGAGCCTGGTGGTGGCCGGCCCGCAGGTGAGCGTGCTGCGCGCCTTGGGGGTGCGCACGGTGGACGAGCTCGCGACCTGGGCAGGGCCGGGCCCCGCGGCCTGGCCCGGGGGTGCCTTCGCCGACGCGGTGGTGCTGGCCCGGGCGTGGCTGCGGGGCGTTCCGCTGGTGCGGCGCACCGAGCATGTCCAGGTGCACCGCGCTGACGTCGAGGTGGACGTGGACATGGAGAGCTACCTCGAGCACGGCGCCTACCTGTGGGGTGCGCTGCTCAGCGAGCCGGGGCAGCAGTCGGTGTACCACCCGTTCGTCACCTGGGAGCCGGTGCCCACCGAGGACGAGGCCCGCTCCTTCGGCGAGTTCTGGACGTGGTTGATGCAGGTGCGCGCCGACGCGGCCGCGCAGGGGCGCACCTTCGCCGCCTACTGCTACTCCGAGGCGGCGGAGAACCGTTGGCTGCTGGCCTCGGCGCGGCGCTTCGCCGGACACCCCGGGGTGCCCACCGAGGCCCAGGTGCGCGAGTTCATCGGCAGCGAGCAGTGGGTGGACGTCTACGCCGCCGTGGGCACCGCCTTCCTCTGCCCGCTGGGCAAGGGCCTGAAGAAGGTGGCGCCGGTGGCCGGGTTCACCTGGCGCGACGCCGAGGCCAGTGGCGCGGCGTCGATGGGGTGGTACCGCAAGGCCGTCGGCCTGGACGGGGACGCCCCTGACCTGGCGCAGCGGCGGCGGCTGCTGGACTACAACGCCGACGACGTGTGGGCCACCCGGGTGCTGCGCGAGTGGATGAGCGGCCCCGCCGAGCGTGAGGTTCCGCTAGCGTCGGAGCTATGA